TTTCTTTGGCTGCGTGAACCTTCACAGTTCGTCGAAGTTTCTGAGACGACGACAATTCATATCCAGGCAGGTAAATAGATACATGGCCTAATATTTACGACAGACCCACATCATAATTGGCAGCCATGTATTAAAAATCCAGGAAGATATAGCATTCTACATGATCGAAGCCCATGATGGTTAGATTTTAAATGAAACGGTGTGCTTTGTTTACTTGGACACGTGGCAGCTCCAAAATGCATGAATTAATGACATGGCATCCTATGTGGATAGCCTAGGAGTGATTGAaagtctattttatataaatagattagaTTGAAATCCATACTAATTCCCATAACTTGAAACGCatgtaaatttttatatttattaatttgatttttttttttcttggaaatCATGCAACTTGAAAAATCATGCAACTTGAAATCTGACAGACATATTCAATAACTGACAGACAGAGTTAATAAGACCATTTTCAATGGGGTTCCATAAAAATTGTGAACCTCACGAATATTTATACATACATAGAtgtatacataatatatttttaaagttccAATGAAAAGAATTCTCATTGGAAATGTTCTAACTTTCAAAATTGAGATAATGGGCCTTGACTAAATTGGCCTACCAATTGGCCCATCACTGTTCTTCCGGATAAAATAAACTTACAACTGTACGGTATCGGCTAACGGTCGAATTGACGctgagagaagagatgagagagaAAAGGGGCAGAAGAGATCCAAATCCGAAAACCCTAGATCCCGTCggtgacgatgatgatgagtcGCGTCTCGTCACCCGAAAAGAAGGAAAAGGCTTCTTCGCCTGCTACATATTGACCTCTCTTAGCCCTCGTCACAAGGGTCACACCTATATCGGGTACTCCTACTTTATCTTCCCTATGATCTGTCCTTCTTTCCATATCCTCTAAACATAGGATCATGTTCTGTAATGAAGTTATCGATCCGTAGTAATCTGATGTTCTTGATTTGTCTGTCTGATTAAATTGGTTACTCCCACTTGTCAAATCTGAATTAGACTTCAAGATGTTGGTTTACtgcttcaaaaaaaaaactaattttcttTAACGCTGAGGTTGGTTCAATTACGGTTTGGTATTACAGGTTCACGGTTAACCCAAAGCGGAGAATAAGGCAGCACAATGGAGAGATTAGGAGTGGTGCATATAGAACAAAGAAGAAACGTCCTTGGGAGATGGTCCTCTGTATCTATGGTTTCCCTACCAACATCTCTGCCCTTCAGGTCCCTTTCTTTTCCATAAAAAGATCTCATCTTCGTTACCCCCACAAGCTTCAAACTTTAAGATACTCTGTTCTCAATTTGAAATGGATAGAAGTAGCTTTAAATGTCTTTTTAAGTCATACTGATGTGTTTGAGAAAGTCGTGTTGCAGTTTGAGTGGGCTTGGCAACACCCGAGAGAATCTCGTGCAGTGAGAGAAGCTGCTGCTGCTTTTAAATCCTTCTCTGGACTTGCACGCAATATCAAGCTTGCTTACACAATGCTAACTCTTCCAGCTTGGAATAGGTATAGAAAGATAagcttcttgttgttgtttatgCTGCTATAATTACTGACATAACTTATATGTATCTGTGACTTGGTGACCAGCTTAAACCTGACAGTCAACTATTTCTCATCAAAGTATGCACACCACGGCGGTCTTTCTCCAAGTTTGCCTCCTCACATGAAAGTCCAAGTCTGTGCTATGGATTATCTTCCATGTTTCACTAAAGGAGACAACAATTCTCAATCCGATGGTGAAGATAGTCTTGATGGTAATGAAGAAGAGGGTGATGATCATAGCAACCAAATCCAGCCTAGGAATCCAACTACAAGCTCATTGGATGACTTGCATCAGGGTAGAAAAGATCTTCATGGTCAACATTTTGAGAAAGCGAAAGAACCCGAGGGTATACTTGATGACAGATTAGCAAATTTCTCTGGTTTTGAGTTATTAGATgacagtgatgatgatgaagtatCACGTAGTAGCAGTGTAGGATCCCTTGGAGCTGTGGAGAAAGAACTTGAGACTGACAGATTAGCAACTTTCAGTGGTTTTGGCTTTGAAGAGATTGTTGAAGATGAAACATCACACA
This sequence is a window from Raphanus sativus cultivar WK10039 unplaced genomic scaffold, ASM80110v3 Scaffold1444, whole genome shotgun sequence. Protein-coding genes within it:
- the LOC108844231 gene encoding uncharacterized protein LOC108844231, with the protein product MREKRGRRDPNPKTLDPVGDDDDESRLVTRKEGKGFFACYILTSLSPRHKGHTYIGFTVNPKRRIRQHNGEIRSGAYRTKKKRPWEMVLCIYGFPTNISALQFEWAWQHPRESRAVREAAAAFKSFSGLARNIKLAYTMLTLPAWNSLNLTVNYFSSKYAHHGGLSPSLPPHMKVQVCAMDYLPCFTKGDNNSQSDGEDSLDGNEEEGDDHSNQIQPRNPTTSSLDDLHQGRKDLHGQHFEKAKEPEGILDDRLANFSGFELLDDSDDDEVSRSSSVGSLGAVEKELETDRLATFSGFGFEEIVEDETSHNTTMGKDGGRRSNLIRSTTEVEVIDLMTPSPSCRVGSSMKRPRASEFIDLTRSPCFIEL